From the genome of Leptotrichia trevisanii DSM 22070:
TTTTAATTCATACTTGGCTATTTCTTCAAACTCCTTGCCCCTTTTCGATTTGTACCGCCCTTTATTCTTATTTACCCACAATGTATTTACAGATGGTGGCATTACGGATAATTCCAATTTTATCAATCCTTTTCCCTCCTGTCCTCTTTTTGCTTAAATTTATACAATTCATCAAACGAATACTCCAAAGCCTTCTGCAATTTATTTTCAGGAATCTCCCAGTTAAATTGCTCTATGCTTTTAACTTTTCCACGATGTCTTTTTATGAATTTAAGCCATTCATCTTTGTCAGTTGTTTTCAGTTCGTTGTTGTCTATCCTTATACAAATGAGTTTTATTTTCATTTAATCTGTTCCATTCCTCGCTTTGCAAAGAAGTTGTTATTTCGTTCCAACTCCTGCAGAAGTTCGCTGTCTTCTTGTTGCAACTCTTTTAATTTCTTTTCAATAACCTTTCTTCTTTTTAAGATTTGTTTGTTTCTTTTTACTAGATCATTTATTCCTACTGTTTTCATTCGTCCTCCTAAAATATTCTAATTTGTTCTGCTATAATTCCTTGTTTTCTTCTGTGCTTCTTGAAAAACAAGTTTCTAAATATAGCTTCCAAAACTGTTACCACTATGCTGTTTCCTGCCTGCTTGTATAATTGCGTATCCGAAATTCCCACAGACTTTGCGGCATAATAATCATTATCACTAAATCCCATTAAACGCCAAACTTCCAAAGGAGTTAGTTTTCTTATTTTTTCTCCTGTTTTGATAAAATTATCGGTTGCCCTTTGCCCTGCTTTTGTTGTTATTGCAAATGCTATGCTGCAATCTTCTGATTTCTGGGGATTAAATTTTTCTCATCTGATAAATCCATTTCTATTTGTCATATCTAAAAAACTTTTTAGATACTTTTCTGACAAATAATATTTTCCCGGAACATGTTCCTCCAGCAAGTCTTTCATTTTGATTTTTAGCTCTTGCTTTTTAGGAAAAACATAATGGATATTCTCAAGCGAGGAAACAACAAAAACTCTTTCACGGTTTTGAGGTATAGAGTAATCACGGGCATTCAACACTTCCCAGTTGCTGTAGTATCCTAGACTGTTTAGAAAATTCAGCCATCTTTCAAAATCTTTGATGAACTTCTTGCCTACCAAATTCTTGACATTCTCTAATAGCAAATGCTTTGGCAATATTCCATTTTCCTTAGTTTTAAGAAGCAACCTTTCAACTTCCAAGAGTAATCCACTTCTTGTATCTTTGCTTATTCCTTTTCGATGTCCGGCAATGCTCAAATCTTGGCATGGAAAAGAGTATGTAAGTAAGTCACAGTACGGCAACTCCTCCATTTTTGATATATCTCCAAAGTTGTGGATTTTGCCGTGAATTGCTTCATAGCTTTTAATAGCGAACTTATCTATTTCAGAAATTCCTATAACTTCATAATCGATTCCGATATTCCTCAATGCCATCGCCTGACTTCCGACTCCTGCAAAAAGTTCTATGACTTTGATTTTTCGCATTTATCCTCCTAATAATATTTATCCCAAATTTCCTTACACTCGTCTATCCGCCTATCTTCCCATTCAAATTTATAATATTTACATCTTCCGCGTATTCGACTAAATAGTTTTGCACTTCCGTTTATTCTCATAAAATCCTTTAGTTGATCATCGTTTAAATTTGTGTTTATGATAAACGATATTCTGTTCTTACATAAGTAACTAAAAAACTTATAAAGTTCCTGTTTCATCCAGTCTGAAACCATTTCGTTTCCTAAATCATCAAAAATAACTAAATCAGCCCTTTCAAATCTATCTAAAACAAAATTTTTATTGACATTCGGATTTTTAAAATTATCTGCTTCTTCATCCAAAAGTGCCTGCAATGATGTTTTATAAACCACGTATTTATCGCAAAGTTTGTGATAAATGCAGTTAGTATAATATGTTTTGCCTGTTCCTTCATCCCCTGACATATATA
Proteins encoded in this window:
- a CDS encoding ATP-binding protein, translated to MAIANLGEIAAKKLQTSTTSKLTEQTTAGNKSYMAETVTRSEFKKSNRVSDIPLFKKISKVEDDEIDNRFKNSKIVNEKEKEFRKSFYNFCKNFEHIKGTGSGIYMSGDEGTGKTYYTNCIYHKLCDKYVVYKTSLQALLDEEADNFKNPNVNKNFVLDRFERADLVIFDDLGNEMVSDWMKQELYKFFSYLCKNRISFIINTNLNDDQLKDFMRINGSAKLFSRIRGRCKYYKFEWEDRRIDECKEIWDKYY